In Rhododendron vialii isolate Sample 1 chromosome 9a, ASM3025357v1, the following are encoded in one genomic region:
- the LOC131301872 gene encoding protein C2-DOMAIN ABA-RELATED 7-like isoform X2: protein MEDVIGLLRIRVRRGINLVARDTRTSDSYVVITRAQQKVKTDVVKNTCNPKWNDELTLSITDANIPILLRVYDKDTFTSDDKMGDVEIDIKPYLECMKMELQNLPTGTVVDRVQPNSENCLGDESCITWNNGKLVQDMSLRLRNVEHGEVEIQIEWIALPGSKGSRNGSKGSRNEATESLTRPPP from the exons ATGGAGGATGTGATTGGTCTTCTCAGGATTCGAGTCCGCAGAGGCATCAATCTCGTCGCTCGTGATACCCGTACCAGTGATTCTTACGTCGTCATCACCAGGGCTCAACAG AAAGTAAAGACTGACGTCGTAAAGAATACTTGCAATCCCAAGTGGAATGATGAGTTAACTCTTTCTATTACGGATGCTAATATTCCAATCCTCCTT AGAGTGTATGATAAAGATACATTCACTAGTGATGACAAAATGGGGGATGTGGAGATAGACATCAAACCATATCTGGAGTGCATGAAGATGGAGTTGCAAAATCTCCCAACTGGTACTGTTGTTGATAGAGTTCAACCAAACAGTGAAAACTGCCTAGGTGATGAAAGCTGCATAACCTGGAACAATGGCAAACTGGTCCAAGACATGTCTCTCAGACTAAGGAATGTGGAACATGGGGAAGTGGAAATCCAAATTGAGTGGATTGCTCTTCCTGGTAGCAAAGGTTCTAGAAATGGTAGCAAAGGTTCTAGAAATGAG
- the LOC131301872 gene encoding protein C2-DOMAIN ABA-RELATED 7-like isoform X3, producing the protein MEDVIGLLRIRVRRGINLVARDTRTSDSYVVITRAQQKVKTDVVKNTCNPKWNDELTLSITDANIPILLRVYDKDTFTSDDKMGDVEIDIKPYLECMKMELQNLPTGTVVDRVQPNSENCLGDESCITWNNGKLVQDMSLRLRNVEHGEVEIQIEWIALPGSKGSRNGSKGSRNEATVSLTKPPP; encoded by the exons ATGGAGGATGTGATTGGTCTTCTCAGGATTCGAGTCCGCAGAGGCATCAATCTCGTCGCTCGTGATACCCGTACCAGTGATTCTTACGTCGTCATCACCAGGGCTCAACAG AAAGTAAAGACTGACGTCGTAAAGAATACTTGCAATCCCAAGTGGAATGATGAGTTAACTCTTTCTATTACGGATGCTAATATTCCAATCCTCCTT AGAGTGTATGATAAAGATACATTCACTAGTGATGACAAAATGGGGGATGTGGAGATAGACATCAAACCATATCTGGAGTGCATGAAGATGGAGTTGCAAAATCTCCCAACTGGTACTGTTGTTGATAGAGTTCAACCAAACAGTGAAAACTGCCTAGGTGATGAAAGCTGCATAACCTGGAACAATGGCAAACTGGTCCAAGACATGTCTCTCAGACTAAGGAATGTGGAACATGGGGAAGTGGAAATCCAAATTGAGTGGATTGCTCTTCCTGGTAGCAAAGGTTCTAGAAATGGTAGCAAAGGTTCTAGAAATGAG
- the LOC131301872 gene encoding protein C2-DOMAIN ABA-RELATED 7-like isoform X1: MEDVIGLLRIRVRRGINLVARDTRTSDSYVVITRAQQKVKTDVVKNTCNPKWNDELTLSITDANIPILLRVYDKDTFTSDDKMGDVEIDIKPYLECMKMELQNLPTGTVVDRVQPNSENCLGDESCITWNNGKLVQDMSLRLRNVEHGEVEIQIEWIALPGSKGSRNGSKGSRNEVRFIPLLIGQCLP, encoded by the exons ATGGAGGATGTGATTGGTCTTCTCAGGATTCGAGTCCGCAGAGGCATCAATCTCGTCGCTCGTGATACCCGTACCAGTGATTCTTACGTCGTCATCACCAGGGCTCAACAG AAAGTAAAGACTGACGTCGTAAAGAATACTTGCAATCCCAAGTGGAATGATGAGTTAACTCTTTCTATTACGGATGCTAATATTCCAATCCTCCTT AGAGTGTATGATAAAGATACATTCACTAGTGATGACAAAATGGGGGATGTGGAGATAGACATCAAACCATATCTGGAGTGCATGAAGATGGAGTTGCAAAATCTCCCAACTGGTACTGTTGTTGATAGAGTTCAACCAAACAGTGAAAACTGCCTAGGTGATGAAAGCTGCATAACCTGGAACAATGGCAAACTGGTCCAAGACATGTCTCTCAGACTAAGGAATGTGGAACATGGGGAAGTGGAAATCCAAATTGAGTGGATTGCTCTTCCTGGTAGCAAAGGTTCTAGAAATGGTAGCAAAGGTTCTAGAAATGAGGTACGGTTTATACCTCTGCTCATAGGACAATGCCTTCCGTAA